The following are encoded together in the Oncorhynchus kisutch isolate 150728-3 linkage group LG8, Okis_V2, whole genome shotgun sequence genome:
- the LOC109896077 gene encoding cell division cycle-associated protein 2 isoform X1, giving the protein MDNLTLLEASCLSPMSNITSPLDFTLLTPSQLGISTQSFTPSSNVKGNSDRRKKSCLAQLKVKRRSNVGVRSSPETNSLIRYIAQQRMKTPPTTPQDTQAIPFFPRVPSTLKQKMAIFQSIMNVEENEDHTWGCIKTRDVLSGGQSASILWYNDSLHYSLLVFSINTLVGGWSCDSGGKENMSPVSQHPSLTSPPSKRCCTARTLGECVEEIREATTPVLKRTATILKQQQNTEVAVVQDKDHQPALNVEPASVSLSPALGTDAVSQITQGKPQPSPMMQQHCTPTKEEQDQECSFELHSPSQPLVLHSGQVRTTLPQLFAMPSLLEMNPTDEADGGNVNSTMKKQVRFGILLPPELFDKNLPPSTPLRKGGTPVRAPTSAGGSQLRSLLKTPLTLPRPDFSSPSLTGASPPLAMGPCCGEQESTHTQGKIPFPSMEEDVDSSWMDNAELETGPLDLTSAFQEEDSVCEEMSDAAPVPDPALEPEPAATARSRSRKRKQPEEKSEPVKKRSSRTAAKSACGRMKNSAKHFFGKKAVDRSLYGKRDYASKNPTLSPITEIQSSLSHSPQHPHNCKPIEDTTPAAEPSDGPSVDCQSPVGSTTTDSSGTGRAAQIWRRWSGPTKTSRTKRQSVIRVGRGKGRKVSVPVDNWLSEETEEQVKNFDTEQDPTETTQREVLVSSPAKHTVPGNREGEPNTHCTSDPVDTDQCTGTLPDAGRSGDSPARADTDTTTPCPPPDEVSTTVAPSEQKAVSHVEQSPNKGGQRGAAQGPGRSRGRRSSIYASSVIEEEQLRAQAAPEVEGVLYTPAQS; this is encoded by the exons ATGGACAACTTGACTCTACTGGAGGCCTCGTGTCTTTCTCCAATGAGCAACATCACATCACCCTTGGATTTCACCCTGCTCACACCCTCCCAACTGGGTATCTCCACTCAAAGCTTCACGCCATCTTCTAACGTCAAAGGTAATTCAGACAGAAGAA AAAAATCTTGCCTAGCTCAGCTGAAGGTGAAGCGGAGGTCCAATGTTGGGGTACGGAGTTCACCAGAGACCAACTCCCTAATCCGCTACATTGCCCAACAAAGGATGAAAACTCCCCCCACAACACCACAG GATACCCAAGCCATCCCCTTCTTTCCCAGAGTCCCCTCTACTCTAAAGCAGAAGATGGCCATCTTCCAGAGCATTATGAATGTGGAGGAGAATGAGGATCACACGTGGGGATGCATCAAGACAAGAGATGTTCTGTCTGGTGGTCAGTCTGCTTCAAT TTTgtggtacaatgattccctacactatTCACTGCTTGTTTTCTCAATCAACACACTGGTGG GTGGGTGGAGCTGTGATAGTGGTGGGAAGGAGAACATGTCCCCAGTGAGCCAGCATCCCTCTCTGACTTCCCCACCCAGTAAGAGGTGCTGCACAGCACGCACTCTgggggagtgtgtggaggagatTAGGGAGGCCACCACTCCTGTCCTCAAACGCACTGCCACCATATTGAAGCAGCAACAGAACACGGAG GTTGCAGTTGTCCAGGACAAGGACCATCAGCCAGCTCTCAATGTAGAACCTGCTAGTGTGTCTCTGTCACCAGCCCTGGGTACTGATGCTGTGTCCCAGATCACCCAGGGCAAGCCACAGCCCTCTCCTATGATGCAGCAGCACTGCACTCCCACCAAGGAGGAGCAGGACCAG GAGTGCTCTTTTGAACTGCACAGCCCCAGCCAACCTCTGGTTTTGCATTCAGGACAAGTCAGGACAACTCTGCCCCAGCTGTTTGCCATGCCATCTCTTTTGGAGATGAACCCCACTG ATGAAGCTGATGGTGGCAACGTTAACTCCACTATGAAGAAGCAGGTGCGTTTCGGGATCCTGCTGCCCCCTGAACTCTTTGACAAGAACCTTCCCCCCAGCACCCCTCTACGGAAGGGGGGAACCCCGGTCCGCGCCCCAACATCTGCCGGGGGGTCCCAGCTGAGGTCACTGCTGAAGACCCCCTTAACCCTGCCCCGGCCGGACTTCAGCAGCCCCTCTTTAACTGGAGCCTCCCCACCCCTCGCTATGGGACCCTGCTGTGGGGAACAGGAGAGCACCCACACTCAGGGAAAG ATCCCTTTCCCTTCAATGGAAGAAGATGTTGACAGTTCATGGATGGACAATGCAG AGCTGGAGACTGGACCTCTGGATCTGACATCAGCTTTTCAAGAGGAGGACTCTGTTTGTGAGGAAATGTCAG ATGCTGCCCCAGTGCCTGACCCTGCCCTGGAGCCAGAACCAGCCGCCACAGCCCGCTCTCGCAGCAGAAAGAGAAAG CAACCAGAGGAGAAGAGTGAGCCTGTGAAGAAGAGGTCGTCTCGTACGGCTGCCAAGTCTGCCTGTGGGAGGATGAAG AACTCAGCAAAGCATTTCTTTGGGAAGAAGGCGGTGGACCGTTCTCTCTATGGGAAGAGAGACTATGCATCCAAGAACCCTACCCTCAGTCCCATCACGGAGATCCAGTCCTCCCTTAGCCACTCTCCTCAACACCCCCACAACTGCAAACCCATAG AAGACACCACCCCAGCTGCAGAGCCCTCTGATGGGCCTTCAGTAGACTGCCAGAGCCCTGTAGGCTCCACCACCACAGACAGCTCTGGGACTGGAAGAGcagcacagatctggagaagatGGTCAGGTCCAACAAAGACCTCCAGAACCAAAAGGCAGAGTGTTATTAGAGTAGGTAGAGGGAAGGGCAGGAAGGTCAGTGTTCCTGTTGATAACTGGCTGAGTGAAGAGACCGAGGAGCAGGTAAAGAACTTTGATACAGAACAAGACCCAACAGAAACAACCCAGCGAGAGGTTTTAGTGTCCAGCCCAGCCAAGCACACAGTACCTGGTAACAGAGAGGGTGAACCTAATACACACTGTACCTCAGACCCTGTAGATACAGATCAATGCACTGGCACACTTCCAGATGCAGGTAGGAGTGGGGATAGTCCAGCTAGAGCAGACACTGATACTACTACACCCTGCCCTCCTCCAGATGAGGTTAGCACCACAGTGGCTCCCTCAGAGCAGAAGGCAGTGAGCCATGTAGAACAGAGTCCAAACAAAGGCGGGCAGAGAGGAGCAGCTCAGGGCCCAGGCCGCTCCAGAGGTAGAAGGAGTTCTATATACGCCAGCTCAGTCATAGAGGAGGAGCAGCTCAGGGCCCAGGCCGCTCCAGAGGTAGAAGGAGTTCTATATACGCCAGCTCAGTCATAG
- the LOC109896077 gene encoding cell division cycle-associated protein 2 isoform X4, translating into MDNLTLLEASCLSPMSNITSPLDFTLLTPSQLGISTQSFTPSSNVKGNSDRRKKSCLAQLKVKRRSNVGVRSSPETNSLIRYIAQQRMKTPPTTPQDTQAIPFFPRVPSTLKQKMAIFQSIMNVEENEDHTWGCIKTRDVLSGGQSASILWYNDSLHYSLLVFSINTLVGGWSCDSGGKENMSPVSQHPSLTSPPSKRCCTARTLGECVEEIREATTPVLKRTATILKQQQNTEVAVVQDKDHQPALNVEPASVSLSPALGTDAVSQITQGKPQPSPMMQQHCTPTKEEQDQECSFELHSPSQPLVLHSGQVRTTLPQLFAMPSLLEMNPTDEADGGNVNSTMKKQVRFGILLPPELFDKNLPPSTPLRKGGTPVRAPTSAGGSQLRSLLKTPLTLPRPDFSSPSLTGASPPLAMGPCCGEQESTHTQGKIPFPSMEEDVDSSWMDNAELETGPLDLTSAFQEEDSVCEEMSDAAPVPDPALEPEPAATARSRSRKRKQPEEKSEPVKKRSSRTAAKSACGRMKNSAKHFFGKKAVDRSLYGKRDYASKNPTLSPITEIQSSLSHSPQHPHNCKPIDTTPAAEPSDGPSVDCQSPVGSTTTDSSGTGRAAQIWRRWSGPTKTSRTKRQSVIRVGRGKGRKVSVPVDNWLSEETEEQVKNFDTEQDPTETTQREVLVSSPAKHTVPGNREGEPNTHCTSDPVDTDQCTGTLPDAGRSGDSPARADTDTTTPCPPPDEVSTTVAPSEQKAVSHVEQSPNKGGQRGAAQGPGRSRGRRSSIYASSVIEEEQLRAQAAPEVEGVLYTPAQS; encoded by the exons ATGGACAACTTGACTCTACTGGAGGCCTCGTGTCTTTCTCCAATGAGCAACATCACATCACCCTTGGATTTCACCCTGCTCACACCCTCCCAACTGGGTATCTCCACTCAAAGCTTCACGCCATCTTCTAACGTCAAAGGTAATTCAGACAGAAGAA AAAAATCTTGCCTAGCTCAGCTGAAGGTGAAGCGGAGGTCCAATGTTGGGGTACGGAGTTCACCAGAGACCAACTCCCTAATCCGCTACATTGCCCAACAAAGGATGAAAACTCCCCCCACAACACCACAG GATACCCAAGCCATCCCCTTCTTTCCCAGAGTCCCCTCTACTCTAAAGCAGAAGATGGCCATCTTCCAGAGCATTATGAATGTGGAGGAGAATGAGGATCACACGTGGGGATGCATCAAGACAAGAGATGTTCTGTCTGGTGGTCAGTCTGCTTCAAT TTTgtggtacaatgattccctacactatTCACTGCTTGTTTTCTCAATCAACACACTGGTGG GTGGGTGGAGCTGTGATAGTGGTGGGAAGGAGAACATGTCCCCAGTGAGCCAGCATCCCTCTCTGACTTCCCCACCCAGTAAGAGGTGCTGCACAGCACGCACTCTgggggagtgtgtggaggagatTAGGGAGGCCACCACTCCTGTCCTCAAACGCACTGCCACCATATTGAAGCAGCAACAGAACACGGAG GTTGCAGTTGTCCAGGACAAGGACCATCAGCCAGCTCTCAATGTAGAACCTGCTAGTGTGTCTCTGTCACCAGCCCTGGGTACTGATGCTGTGTCCCAGATCACCCAGGGCAAGCCACAGCCCTCTCCTATGATGCAGCAGCACTGCACTCCCACCAAGGAGGAGCAGGACCAG GAGTGCTCTTTTGAACTGCACAGCCCCAGCCAACCTCTGGTTTTGCATTCAGGACAAGTCAGGACAACTCTGCCCCAGCTGTTTGCCATGCCATCTCTTTTGGAGATGAACCCCACTG ATGAAGCTGATGGTGGCAACGTTAACTCCACTATGAAGAAGCAGGTGCGTTTCGGGATCCTGCTGCCCCCTGAACTCTTTGACAAGAACCTTCCCCCCAGCACCCCTCTACGGAAGGGGGGAACCCCGGTCCGCGCCCCAACATCTGCCGGGGGGTCCCAGCTGAGGTCACTGCTGAAGACCCCCTTAACCCTGCCCCGGCCGGACTTCAGCAGCCCCTCTTTAACTGGAGCCTCCCCACCCCTCGCTATGGGACCCTGCTGTGGGGAACAGGAGAGCACCCACACTCAGGGAAAG ATCCCTTTCCCTTCAATGGAAGAAGATGTTGACAGTTCATGGATGGACAATGCAG AGCTGGAGACTGGACCTCTGGATCTGACATCAGCTTTTCAAGAGGAGGACTCTGTTTGTGAGGAAATGTCAG ATGCTGCCCCAGTGCCTGACCCTGCCCTGGAGCCAGAACCAGCCGCCACAGCCCGCTCTCGCAGCAGAAAGAGAAAG CAACCAGAGGAGAAGAGTGAGCCTGTGAAGAAGAGGTCGTCTCGTACGGCTGCCAAGTCTGCCTGTGGGAGGATGAAG AACTCAGCAAAGCATTTCTTTGGGAAGAAGGCGGTGGACCGTTCTCTCTATGGGAAGAGAGACTATGCATCCAAGAACCCTACCCTCAGTCCCATCACGGAGATCCAGTCCTCCCTTAGCCACTCTCCTCAACACCCCCACAACTGCAAACCCATAG ACACCACCCCAGCTGCAGAGCCCTCTGATGGGCCTTCAGTAGACTGCCAGAGCCCTGTAGGCTCCACCACCACAGACAGCTCTGGGACTGGAAGAGcagcacagatctggagaagatGGTCAGGTCCAACAAAGACCTCCAGAACCAAAAGGCAGAGTGTTATTAGAGTAGGTAGAGGGAAGGGCAGGAAGGTCAGTGTTCCTGTTGATAACTGGCTGAGTGAAGAGACCGAGGAGCAGGTAAAGAACTTTGATACAGAACAAGACCCAACAGAAACAACCCAGCGAGAGGTTTTAGTGTCCAGCCCAGCCAAGCACACAGTACCTGGTAACAGAGAGGGTGAACCTAATACACACTGTACCTCAGACCCTGTAGATACAGATCAATGCACTGGCACACTTCCAGATGCAGGTAGGAGTGGGGATAGTCCAGCTAGAGCAGACACTGATACTACTACACCCTGCCCTCCTCCAGATGAGGTTAGCACCACAGTGGCTCCCTCAGAGCAGAAGGCAGTGAGCCATGTAGAACAGAGTCCAAACAAAGGCGGGCAGAGAGGAGCAGCTCAGGGCCCAGGCCGCTCCAGAGGTAGAAGGAGTTCTATATACGCCAGCTCAGTCATAGAGGAGGAGCAGCTCAGGGCCCAGGCCGCTCCAGAGGTAGAAGGAGTTCTATATACGCCAGCTCAGTCATAG
- the LOC109896077 gene encoding uncharacterized protein LOC109896077 isoform X10, with the protein MWRRMRITRGDASRQEMFCLVVSLLQCGWSCDSGGKENMSPVSQHPSLTSPPSKRCCTARTLGECVEEIREATTPVLKRTATILKQQQNTEVAVVQDKDHQPALNVEPASVSLSPALGTDAVSQITQGKPQPSPMMQQHCTPTKEEQDQECSFELHSPSQPLVLHSGQVRTTLPQLFAMPSLLEMNPTDEADGGNVNSTMKKQVRFGILLPPELFDKNLPPSTPLRKGGTPVRAPTSAGGSQLRSLLKTPLTLPRPDFSSPSLTGASPPLAMGPCCGEQESTHTQGKIPFPSMEEDVDSSWMDNAELETGPLDLTSAFQEEDSVCEEMSDAAPVPDPALEPEPAATARSRSRKRKQPEEKSEPVKKRSSRTAAKSACGRMKNSAKHFFGKKAVDRSLYGKRDYASKNPTLSPITEIQSSLSHSPQHPHNCKPIEDTTPAAEPSDGPSVDCQSPVGSTTTDSSGTGRAAQIWRRWSGPTKTSRTKRQSVIRVGRGKGRKVSVPVDNWLSEETEEQVKNFDTEQDPTETTQREVLVSSPAKHTVPGNREGEPNTHCTSDPVDTDQCTGTLPDAGRSGDSPARADTDTTTPCPPPDEVSTTVAPSEQKAVSHVEQSPNKGGQRGAAQGPGRSRGRRSSIYASSVIEEEQLRAQAAPEVEGVLYTPAQS; encoded by the exons ATGTGGAGGAGAATGAGGATCACACGTGGGGATGCATCAAGACAAGAGATGTTCTGTCTGGTGGTCAGTCTGCTTCAAT GTGGGTGGAGCTGTGATAGTGGTGGGAAGGAGAACATGTCCCCAGTGAGCCAGCATCCCTCTCTGACTTCCCCACCCAGTAAGAGGTGCTGCACAGCACGCACTCTgggggagtgtgtggaggagatTAGGGAGGCCACCACTCCTGTCCTCAAACGCACTGCCACCATATTGAAGCAGCAACAGAACACGGAG GTTGCAGTTGTCCAGGACAAGGACCATCAGCCAGCTCTCAATGTAGAACCTGCTAGTGTGTCTCTGTCACCAGCCCTGGGTACTGATGCTGTGTCCCAGATCACCCAGGGCAAGCCACAGCCCTCTCCTATGATGCAGCAGCACTGCACTCCCACCAAGGAGGAGCAGGACCAG GAGTGCTCTTTTGAACTGCACAGCCCCAGCCAACCTCTGGTTTTGCATTCAGGACAAGTCAGGACAACTCTGCCCCAGCTGTTTGCCATGCCATCTCTTTTGGAGATGAACCCCACTG ATGAAGCTGATGGTGGCAACGTTAACTCCACTATGAAGAAGCAGGTGCGTTTCGGGATCCTGCTGCCCCCTGAACTCTTTGACAAGAACCTTCCCCCCAGCACCCCTCTACGGAAGGGGGGAACCCCGGTCCGCGCCCCAACATCTGCCGGGGGGTCCCAGCTGAGGTCACTGCTGAAGACCCCCTTAACCCTGCCCCGGCCGGACTTCAGCAGCCCCTCTTTAACTGGAGCCTCCCCACCCCTCGCTATGGGACCCTGCTGTGGGGAACAGGAGAGCACCCACACTCAGGGAAAG ATCCCTTTCCCTTCAATGGAAGAAGATGTTGACAGTTCATGGATGGACAATGCAG AGCTGGAGACTGGACCTCTGGATCTGACATCAGCTTTTCAAGAGGAGGACTCTGTTTGTGAGGAAATGTCAG ATGCTGCCCCAGTGCCTGACCCTGCCCTGGAGCCAGAACCAGCCGCCACAGCCCGCTCTCGCAGCAGAAAGAGAAAG CAACCAGAGGAGAAGAGTGAGCCTGTGAAGAAGAGGTCGTCTCGTACGGCTGCCAAGTCTGCCTGTGGGAGGATGAAG AACTCAGCAAAGCATTTCTTTGGGAAGAAGGCGGTGGACCGTTCTCTCTATGGGAAGAGAGACTATGCATCCAAGAACCCTACCCTCAGTCCCATCACGGAGATCCAGTCCTCCCTTAGCCACTCTCCTCAACACCCCCACAACTGCAAACCCATAG AAGACACCACCCCAGCTGCAGAGCCCTCTGATGGGCCTTCAGTAGACTGCCAGAGCCCTGTAGGCTCCACCACCACAGACAGCTCTGGGACTGGAAGAGcagcacagatctggagaagatGGTCAGGTCCAACAAAGACCTCCAGAACCAAAAGGCAGAGTGTTATTAGAGTAGGTAGAGGGAAGGGCAGGAAGGTCAGTGTTCCTGTTGATAACTGGCTGAGTGAAGAGACCGAGGAGCAGGTAAAGAACTTTGATACAGAACAAGACCCAACAGAAACAACCCAGCGAGAGGTTTTAGTGTCCAGCCCAGCCAAGCACACAGTACCTGGTAACAGAGAGGGTGAACCTAATACACACTGTACCTCAGACCCTGTAGATACAGATCAATGCACTGGCACACTTCCAGATGCAGGTAGGAGTGGGGATAGTCCAGCTAGAGCAGACACTGATACTACTACACCCTGCCCTCCTCCAGATGAGGTTAGCACCACAGTGGCTCCCTCAGAGCAGAAGGCAGTGAGCCATGTAGAACAGAGTCCAAACAAAGGCGGGCAGAGAGGAGCAGCTCAGGGCCCAGGCCGCTCCAGAGGTAGAAGGAGTTCTATATACGCCAGCTCAGTCATAGAGGAGGAGCAGCTCAGGGCCCAGGCCGCTCCAGAGGTAGAAGGAGTTCTATATACGCCAGCTCAGTCATAG
- the LOC109896077 gene encoding uncharacterized protein LOC109896077 isoform X9, translating into MHQDKRCSVWCLWYNDSLHYSLLVFSINTLVGGWSCDSGGKENMSPVSQHPSLTSPPSKRCCTARTLGECVEEIREATTPVLKRTATILKQQQNTEVAVVQDKDHQPALNVEPASVSLSPALGTDAVSQITQGKPQPSPMMQQHCTPTKEEQDQECSFELHSPSQPLVLHSGQVRTTLPQLFAMPSLLEMNPTDEADGGNVNSTMKKQVRFGILLPPELFDKNLPPSTPLRKGGTPVRAPTSAGGSQLRSLLKTPLTLPRPDFSSPSLTGASPPLAMGPCCGEQESTHTQGKIPFPSMEEDVDSSWMDNAELETGPLDLTSAFQEEDSVCEEMSDAAPVPDPALEPEPAATARSRSRKRKQPEEKSEPVKKRSSRTAAKSACGRMKNSAKHFFGKKAVDRSLYGKRDYASKNPTLSPITEIQSSLSHSPQHPHNCKPIEDTTPAAEPSDGPSVDCQSPVGSTTTDSSGTGRAAQIWRRWSGPTKTSRTKRQSVIRVGRGKGRKVSVPVDNWLSEETEEQVKNFDTEQDPTETTQREVLVSSPAKHTVPGNREGEPNTHCTSDPVDTDQCTGTLPDAGRSGDSPARADTDTTTPCPPPDEVSTTVAPSEQKAVSHVEQSPNKGGQRGAAQGPGRSRGRRSSIYASSVIEEEQLRAQAAPEVEGVLYTPAQS; encoded by the exons ATGCATCAAGACAAGAGATGTTCTGTCTGGTG TTTgtggtacaatgattccctacactatTCACTGCTTGTTTTCTCAATCAACACACTGGTGG GTGGGTGGAGCTGTGATAGTGGTGGGAAGGAGAACATGTCCCCAGTGAGCCAGCATCCCTCTCTGACTTCCCCACCCAGTAAGAGGTGCTGCACAGCACGCACTCTgggggagtgtgtggaggagatTAGGGAGGCCACCACTCCTGTCCTCAAACGCACTGCCACCATATTGAAGCAGCAACAGAACACGGAG GTTGCAGTTGTCCAGGACAAGGACCATCAGCCAGCTCTCAATGTAGAACCTGCTAGTGTGTCTCTGTCACCAGCCCTGGGTACTGATGCTGTGTCCCAGATCACCCAGGGCAAGCCACAGCCCTCTCCTATGATGCAGCAGCACTGCACTCCCACCAAGGAGGAGCAGGACCAG GAGTGCTCTTTTGAACTGCACAGCCCCAGCCAACCTCTGGTTTTGCATTCAGGACAAGTCAGGACAACTCTGCCCCAGCTGTTTGCCATGCCATCTCTTTTGGAGATGAACCCCACTG ATGAAGCTGATGGTGGCAACGTTAACTCCACTATGAAGAAGCAGGTGCGTTTCGGGATCCTGCTGCCCCCTGAACTCTTTGACAAGAACCTTCCCCCCAGCACCCCTCTACGGAAGGGGGGAACCCCGGTCCGCGCCCCAACATCTGCCGGGGGGTCCCAGCTGAGGTCACTGCTGAAGACCCCCTTAACCCTGCCCCGGCCGGACTTCAGCAGCCCCTCTTTAACTGGAGCCTCCCCACCCCTCGCTATGGGACCCTGCTGTGGGGAACAGGAGAGCACCCACACTCAGGGAAAG ATCCCTTTCCCTTCAATGGAAGAAGATGTTGACAGTTCATGGATGGACAATGCAG AGCTGGAGACTGGACCTCTGGATCTGACATCAGCTTTTCAAGAGGAGGACTCTGTTTGTGAGGAAATGTCAG ATGCTGCCCCAGTGCCTGACCCTGCCCTGGAGCCAGAACCAGCCGCCACAGCCCGCTCTCGCAGCAGAAAGAGAAAG CAACCAGAGGAGAAGAGTGAGCCTGTGAAGAAGAGGTCGTCTCGTACGGCTGCCAAGTCTGCCTGTGGGAGGATGAAG AACTCAGCAAAGCATTTCTTTGGGAAGAAGGCGGTGGACCGTTCTCTCTATGGGAAGAGAGACTATGCATCCAAGAACCCTACCCTCAGTCCCATCACGGAGATCCAGTCCTCCCTTAGCCACTCTCCTCAACACCCCCACAACTGCAAACCCATAG AAGACACCACCCCAGCTGCAGAGCCCTCTGATGGGCCTTCAGTAGACTGCCAGAGCCCTGTAGGCTCCACCACCACAGACAGCTCTGGGACTGGAAGAGcagcacagatctggagaagatGGTCAGGTCCAACAAAGACCTCCAGAACCAAAAGGCAGAGTGTTATTAGAGTAGGTAGAGGGAAGGGCAGGAAGGTCAGTGTTCCTGTTGATAACTGGCTGAGTGAAGAGACCGAGGAGCAGGTAAAGAACTTTGATACAGAACAAGACCCAACAGAAACAACCCAGCGAGAGGTTTTAGTGTCCAGCCCAGCCAAGCACACAGTACCTGGTAACAGAGAGGGTGAACCTAATACACACTGTACCTCAGACCCTGTAGATACAGATCAATGCACTGGCACACTTCCAGATGCAGGTAGGAGTGGGGATAGTCCAGCTAGAGCAGACACTGATACTACTACACCCTGCCCTCCTCCAGATGAGGTTAGCACCACAGTGGCTCCCTCAGAGCAGAAGGCAGTGAGCCATGTAGAACAGAGTCCAAACAAAGGCGGGCAGAGAGGAGCAGCTCAGGGCCCAGGCCGCTCCAGAGGTAGAAGGAGTTCTATATACGCCAGCTCAGTCATAGAGGAGGAGCAGCTCAGGGCCCAGGCCGCTCCAGAGGTAGAAGGAGTTCTATATACGCCAGCTCAGTCATAG